The Ranitomeya imitator isolate aRanImi1 chromosome 3, aRanImi1.pri, whole genome shotgun sequence genome has a window encoding:
- the ZAR1L gene encoding protein ZAR1-like, with translation MAGFMCSPVNAYTSYGSNFRQAPPGPALQTSTRNKQTTWKTSKSSEATDYLDNIQRAQLKAILSQVNPNLAPWLRKANTKEVGVQVNPRVDTGIQCSLGPRTLRRPPSPPSNVAKSVANPVQFTRPVAVYSPVVDRRVFPLPQGSCAPKKNPALPDYKEVGDYKEVADHKLTSEEKSTEQVAKKIPEKEINADEKSSVFQFLEQKYGYFHCKDCKTRWESAYVWCISGSNKVYFKQLCRKCQKGFNPYRVEAIQCQVCSKTRCSCPQKKRHIDLKRPHRQELCGRCKNKKLSCDNTYSFKYIV, from the exons ATGGCGGGGTTCATGTGCTCGCCTGTTAATGCCTACACTAGCTATGGCAGTAATTTCAGACAAGCACCGCCTGGGCCGGCTCTGCAGACATCAACCAGGAATAAGCAGACGACCTGGAAGACGAGTAAGAGCTCCGAGGCCACAGACTACCTGGACAACATCCAGCGGGCCCAGCTCAAGGCCATCCTGTCCCAAGTCAACCCCAATCTTGCTCCATGGCTCCGTAAGGCCAATACTAAGGAGGTTGGGGTGCAGGTGAATCCACGGGTTGACACTGGGATCCAGTGCTCTTTGGGACCTCGCACACTGCGCAGACCGCCGTCTCCTCCCAGCAATGTGGCCAAGTCTGTGGCCAACCCTGTGCAATTCACTCGGCCGGTGGCCGTGTACTCGCCGGTGGTGGATCGCAGGGTGTTCCCCCTCCCGCAGGGGAGCTGTGCTCCTAAAAAAAACCCAGCCCTCCCCGACTACAAGGAGGTTGGCGACTACAAGGAGGTCGCTGATCACAAGTTAACGAGTGAAGAGAAATCAACTGAGCAGGTGGCCAAAAAGATCCCGGAGAAAGAGATCAATGCGGATGAGAAGAGCTCTGTGTTCCAG TTCTTGGAACAGAAATATGGCTACTTCCACTGCAAAGACTGCAAAACCCGCTGGGAGAGCGCGTATGTGTGGTGTATATCTGGGAGTAACAAG GTCTATTTTAAACAACTTTGTCGCAAGTGCCAAAAAGGATTCAATCCCTATAGAGTGGAAGCGATTCAATGCCAA GTCTGCTCCAAGACTCGCTGCTCCTGTCCACAGAAGAAAAGGCACATAGATCTGAAGAGGCCGCACCGCCAGGAACTGTGCGGGCGCTGCAAAAATAAAAAGCTTTCCTGTGACAACACTTACAGCTTCAAGTATATTGTGTAG